A stretch of DNA from Simkaniaceae bacterium:
GCCACTCTGCTGCACTTCTTTTTTTGCCGGCATTTCCTTTGCAGTTTCAGCGACAGGCAAAAATTCATGAACGGGTGCTTGATGAAAATGGGCCTTACCGGAAGCAGCTTGGCCTGCCTTTTCAAGAGAAATCTCGAATCCGTTTTTCTCTTTAACATGAAGTTTGGCAAGCTTGCCCTTATCCATAATTTTAATGAGATCTTTGATTAATTGCATATCCACGGGGATCTGATCTCCTTTATACGCGTTGTATATATTCATTTGTATGAGTATCGACTTTTACAATATCGCCTGACTCAATAAAAAGGGGAACATCGACTCGAGCGCCTGTCTCAAGGACTGCAACTTTAGTGGTGCTTGACATGGATCCTCCGGTAGACTCTTCCGATTTGATCACCATCAGCTCGAGAAATTGAGGTAATTCAATTGAAAAGACCTGCTCGCCGTAAAACATCGCTTTGAGTTGGATTCCCTCTTTGAGGAAATCCACTTTTTCTTCGATCATTCCTTGTTCAATTGTCACCTGATCAAGTTCATCGATATCTAAAAAGAGATGGCTTTTCCCTTCCGGATATAAATATTCGATCGTCTTTTCAACGAGTTTAACCTCATTCACTTCCTGATCTTGCTTGAAATTTTTCTCTAAAATTTCATCAGACATCAAGTTTTTGAGCTTTGTCTTAATAAAAGGAACACCTTTTGACACGGTGACCATGACAGATGATTCGACTCGATAAATTCCTTTCCCGATTGAAATAATCATTCCCGGAACAATCTGACTACTTTTGATCATAGCTTCCTCAAAAAATTTTTTCGCTTAACTTCTTCAATTATA
This window harbors:
- a CDS encoding elongation factor P, which gives rise to MIKSSQIVPGMIISIGKGIYRVESSVMVTVSKGVPFIKTKLKNLMSDEILEKNFKQDQEVNEVKLVEKTIEYLYPEGKSHLFLDIDELDQVTIEQGMIEEKVDFLKEGIQLKAMFYGEQVFSIELPQFLELMVIKSEESTGGSMSSTTKVAVLETGARVDVPLFIESGDIVKVDTHTNEYIQRV